The DNA window GAAAGGTCGGAAAAACCAAGTCAAATAGGGGACTTTGAACTTATTTTATCTAAGATGTTTGTAGAAAGAGCTGGGGGAAGCATTCAACTCATCAAAGCAGAAAATCAAATGGTACCCAAAATCATCATTGAGTTACCATCTTCATAGCCGGATTCATAGAACTAGATCACATAAGGAGGGTTACTTTCTTATCTAGTAAGTTCATAAACCCCAAAATCTTATTCCCAACTTCTGAATCTATTACTGGGGACAATCAGGTGGATTCCGCGTTAATTTTGCTGTATCCCTTTGACGATGTCAATCAAGATTTCTTAGAGCGAATAAAGACAAATTGCTATGATGCTTTGCCAGGTTCCTTTCCGCAGCTGGAAGTGGAGGACACTGCCTTAGCCATCCCTAAACAAGGCTATGTTGAACATCGAAAACAGTATAGAGCCAGCGCGTTTCTAACCAGACTAGAAGAAGAGAGTCCTAGGAGCATACATGCAATTGGATTGGTTGATGAAGATTTATTCACACCAAAACTGAACTTCGTTTTCGGCGTAGCGCAACCAGAGGGAAATGCAGTTGTGGCCCTTTCACGCCTCAAACCCCAATTCTATGGCAAGCCTAAGAATAGCAACCTTTTCGAACTTCGGGTAGTCAAGGAGATTCTTCATGAACTTGGACATATATTTCGGCTTCGTCACTGTGACAACCACTGTGTCATGCGCTTCTCCAACAAGCTTTCTCAAACAGATCTAAAGCCTGCTGAATATTGTGAAAGTTGCTATACAGACTTGCAGGCTATTACCCAAAACGATCTTGAGAGATAAGGATCCCATCTCGTCAGCTGGAGAAGAATGTTGTTTAGAAAGGATTAAAGGTTTTATTAACTATATTTAATAGATAGATATGTTCATTTTAGGAACAACGTATATCGCCCTAGTACTTGGACTTCTAGTATGGCTCATAGGCAAATACAGTGAGAAACAACATTTCGGTTTGAATTCAGAAAATGAGAAAAAGACAAAATCTGAACTCGAAAGAAAAGATGGACCATCAAAAGACGTTTGGTTACTCACGACTATCAACTGTGACTTTGGCACAGTACCACAAACAGCAGGCCCAGCACGAACTCTGAAAGTAGGAAGTCCAAGAACCGATAGTATCAAAACTATTCAACAATCTAAGCAGCAAGTATCAGTTGAGTAACACATAAGACAG is part of the Candidatus Thorarchaeota archaeon genome and encodes:
- a CDS encoding archaemetzincin family Zn-dependent metalloprotease — protein: MDSALILLYPFDDVNQDFLERIKTNCYDALPGSFPQLEVEDTALAIPKQGYVEHRKQYRASAFLTRLEEESPRSIHAIGLVDEDLFTPKLNFVFGVAQPEGNAVVALSRLKPQFYGKPKNSNLFELRVVKEILHELGHIFRLRHCDNHCVMRFSNKLSQTDLKPAEYCESCYTDLQAITQNDLER